In the genome of Microbacterium saperdae, one region contains:
- a CDS encoding zinc-dependent metalloprotease: MADNDPTPEDFQEFLRKMLSGQGGGDIDPEALRGAFEGMEGMQFDPAMMQTIMSQLQGAFGGDPWENALRQALHIANRDGQGITDGSRTSLVDSFALANLWLGEATTISELAESPTAMTRGEWVEKTLPVWKEIAGPVSTSIADALTSALDTQVPEDMRGVVQGAGKLMRGVGGSVFAAQFGQVLGNLALEVVSGGDVGIPVLPAGVAAVIPQNLTAFGEGLEIPEDQIALYLATRELAYARLYRHAKWLHLHVMAQITDFARGVTVDVDALEDVASRLDPSDPEELRKAIEGGALLPAQTEAQRESLARLENLIATIDGWVDVVTAEATSRLPESTRIAEAARRRRAVGGPAEDALGALVGLKLRPRRLREASAMWKAVTDAVGIAGRDALWDYPDLMPTAEDIDDPTALVARLQATARGEQPAADEFDEALARLLDGDDFTGTGSDESASEDGDEPGPTDDERPEGDRPV; the protein is encoded by the coding sequence ATGGCTGACAACGACCCCACACCCGAGGACTTCCAGGAATTCCTGCGGAAGATGCTCTCCGGCCAGGGCGGTGGCGACATCGACCCGGAGGCCCTGCGTGGCGCCTTCGAGGGCATGGAGGGCATGCAGTTCGACCCCGCGATGATGCAGACGATCATGTCGCAGTTGCAGGGCGCTTTCGGCGGCGACCCCTGGGAGAACGCGCTGCGGCAGGCGTTGCACATCGCCAACCGCGACGGCCAGGGCATCACCGACGGCTCCCGCACGTCGCTGGTGGATTCCTTCGCTCTCGCGAACCTCTGGCTCGGCGAGGCGACCACGATCTCCGAACTCGCGGAGAGCCCGACCGCGATGACCCGCGGCGAATGGGTCGAGAAGACGCTGCCGGTGTGGAAGGAGATCGCGGGACCGGTGTCGACGAGCATCGCCGACGCCCTCACCAGCGCGCTGGACACGCAGGTCCCCGAGGACATGCGCGGCGTCGTGCAGGGAGCGGGCAAGCTCATGCGCGGCGTGGGCGGCTCGGTGTTCGCCGCGCAGTTCGGACAGGTGCTCGGCAATCTCGCCCTCGAGGTCGTCTCCGGCGGCGACGTCGGCATTCCCGTGCTGCCCGCCGGGGTCGCCGCGGTCATCCCGCAGAACCTCACGGCATTCGGCGAGGGGCTGGAGATCCCCGAAGACCAGATCGCCCTGTATCTGGCGACCCGGGAACTCGCCTACGCCCGTCTGTACCGGCACGCCAAGTGGCTCCATCTGCACGTCATGGCTCAGATCACCGACTTCGCCCGTGGTGTCACGGTCGACGTCGATGCGCTGGAGGACGTCGCGAGCCGGCTCGATCCTTCCGATCCGGAGGAGCTGCGCAAGGCGATCGAGGGCGGTGCCCTGCTGCCCGCTCAGACGGAGGCGCAGCGGGAGTCGCTCGCCCGTCTCGAGAATCTGATCGCCACGATCGATGGCTGGGTCGACGTCGTCACCGCCGAGGCGACATCACGCCTGCCTGAGAGCACGCGCATCGCCGAGGCCGCGCGACGTCGGCGTGCGGTGGGCGGACCGGCCGAGGACGCGCTCGGCGCCCTCGTCGGACTGAAGCTGCGCCCCCGGCGCCTCCGTGAGGCATCGGCGATGTGGAAGGCGGTCACGGACGCCGTCGGCATCGCGGGTCGGGATGCGTTGTGGGACTACCCCGACCTGATGCCCACCGCGGAGGACATCGACGACCCGACAGCCCTCGTGGCCCGTCTGCAGGCGACCGCCCGCGGCGAGCAGCCTGCGGCCGATGAGTTCGATGAGGCGCTCGCTCGTCTCCTCGACGGCGACGACTTCACCGGCACGGGATCGGACGAGAGTGCCTCCGAGGACGGCGACGAGCCGGGTCCGACCGACGACGAACGCCCCGAGGGCGACCGCCCCGTCTGA
- the nudC gene encoding NAD(+) diphosphatase has protein sequence MTIRRSSLDRAADLREESGVLDRLRADTETRTIVVRDGRVRVVDSALLRVSPNEVGEATWALLGRDEDGTSLLLAALPPETESVDTAPDEIWLGLRDLGGRIDAGETELLVEAIAVAGWLRDARFCPTCGGGTELRQAGWSRRCLSCGREHFPRTDPAVIVAVESVDGERLLLGANANWGGRMYSCFAGFAEAGESLESTVHRELEEESGVRLSELRYVSSQAWPFPRSLMIGFRAVVDEESAARPDGEEIIDVRWFTRAEIRTALVGDGPVGLPGHASIARALIVDWLEDRA, from the coding sequence ATGACCATTCGCCGTTCATCTCTCGACCGCGCCGCCGATCTCCGCGAGGAGTCCGGGGTGCTGGATCGACTGCGCGCCGACACCGAGACCCGCACGATCGTCGTGCGCGACGGACGCGTCCGCGTCGTCGATTCCGCTCTGCTCCGGGTCTCGCCGAACGAGGTGGGGGAGGCGACGTGGGCGCTCCTCGGACGCGACGAGGACGGCACGTCGCTGCTGCTCGCCGCGCTCCCGCCGGAGACGGAGAGCGTCGACACGGCGCCCGACGAGATCTGGCTCGGGCTGCGTGACCTCGGCGGCCGTATCGACGCCGGAGAGACCGAGCTCCTGGTCGAAGCCATCGCCGTCGCAGGCTGGCTCCGCGACGCGCGCTTCTGCCCGACATGCGGAGGCGGAACCGAACTGCGTCAGGCGGGGTGGTCACGGCGCTGCCTCTCCTGCGGGCGCGAGCACTTCCCCCGTACCGACCCCGCCGTGATCGTCGCGGTCGAGAGCGTGGATGGCGAACGGCTCCTGCTCGGCGCGAACGCGAACTGGGGCGGGCGCATGTATTCGTGCTTCGCCGGCTTCGCAGAGGCCGGGGAGTCCCTCGAATCGACGGTCCACCGCGAGCTCGAGGAGGAATCCGGGGTGCGCTTGTCCGAGCTCCGCTACGTCTCCTCTCAGGCCTGGCCGTTCCCGCGCTCGCTCATGATCGGGTTCCGCGCCGTCGTCGACGAGGAGTCGGCGGCACGCCCGGACGGCGAGGAGATCATCGACGTGCGTTGGTTCACCAGGGCGGAGATCCGCACGGCACTCGTCGGCGACGGTCCCGTGGGTCTGCCGGGTCATGCCTCGATCGCCAGAGCACTGATCGTGGACTGGCTCGAGGATCGGGCGTGA
- a CDS encoding ATP-dependent helicase, producing the protein MSALDALDERQRQAASVLRGPVAVLAGAGTGKTRVITHRIAHGVDTGAYSPGRVMAVTFTAKAAGELRGRLRALGVEGVAARTFHATALAQLNFFWPTLAGSPAPSIIDNKVRMLGQVADGLRLRRSTATLRDIASEIEWRKVSMLSIEKHAELGRAVTGVDATQLVELQRGYEALKDERRQLDFEDVLLACAGMLEAEPRVAASVHEQYRHFTVDEFQDVSPLQNRLLELWLGDRHDICVVGDASQTIYSFAGAEQRYLLEFERAHPDATVVRLETNYRSQAPILTAANALMRGRPGALELVPAREQFTADAPTVTAYDTETEEAQGIAAAISAQITAGASPAEIAVLYRAHAQSGVLQQALAAEGIATTVLGGTRFFAMPEVRQAILALRAAAIAPTEQGFLPGVQRVLRELGLTDDPPQAGGAQRDGWEARRALLRLAEEAGPEANLRSFSDALMARAKDQHEPTMRTVTLSTLHAAKGLEWPHVHLAGWAEGALPISYATTFESIDEERRLAYVGVTRAARTLALSWSRSAGRGERAPSRFLAEMGTTARGTGILRETSPHATRGNRQR; encoded by the coding sequence GTGAGCGCCCTCGACGCACTCGACGAACGGCAACGGCAGGCGGCGTCCGTGCTGCGCGGTCCGGTCGCCGTGCTTGCGGGTGCCGGAACCGGGAAGACGCGGGTGATCACGCACCGCATCGCGCATGGCGTCGACACCGGCGCCTATTCACCGGGGCGCGTCATGGCCGTCACCTTCACGGCCAAGGCTGCCGGTGAGCTGCGCGGTCGTCTCCGTGCGCTCGGCGTCGAAGGCGTCGCGGCACGCACGTTCCACGCGACGGCGCTCGCTCAGCTGAACTTCTTCTGGCCCACTCTCGCCGGCTCTCCCGCGCCGTCGATCATCGACAACAAGGTGCGCATGCTCGGACAGGTCGCCGACGGGCTCCGTCTGCGACGCTCGACCGCGACACTCCGCGACATCGCGTCGGAGATCGAGTGGCGCAAGGTCTCGATGCTCTCGATCGAGAAGCATGCCGAGCTCGGGCGCGCGGTCACCGGTGTGGACGCCACGCAGCTCGTCGAGCTCCAGCGCGGGTATGAAGCGCTGAAGGACGAGCGTCGCCAGCTCGACTTCGAGGATGTGCTCCTGGCGTGCGCCGGGATGCTGGAAGCCGAGCCTCGTGTCGCCGCATCCGTCCACGAGCAATATCGCCATTTCACGGTCGACGAGTTCCAGGACGTCTCGCCGCTGCAGAACAGGCTGTTGGAGCTCTGGCTCGGAGATCGACACGACATCTGCGTCGTCGGCGATGCGAGCCAGACCATCTACTCGTTCGCCGGCGCCGAACAGCGCTACCTGCTCGAGTTCGAGCGCGCCCATCCGGATGCCACGGTGGTGCGGCTCGAGACGAACTATCGTTCGCAGGCGCCCATCCTCACCGCGGCGAATGCGCTGATGCGCGGGCGCCCAGGTGCTCTCGAGCTCGTCCCCGCGCGCGAGCAGTTCACCGCGGACGCGCCCACCGTCACGGCGTACGACACCGAGACCGAGGAAGCCCAGGGGATCGCCGCCGCCATCTCGGCCCAGATCACGGCGGGTGCGTCGCCGGCGGAGATCGCCGTGCTGTACCGCGCTCACGCGCAGTCCGGGGTGCTGCAGCAGGCGCTCGCCGCAGAGGGGATCGCGACGACGGTCCTCGGCGGCACGCGCTTCTTCGCGATGCCCGAGGTCCGCCAGGCGATCCTGGCGCTGCGCGCCGCGGCGATCGCTCCGACCGAGCAGGGGTTCCTCCCCGGTGTGCAGCGCGTGCTGCGCGAGCTCGGTCTCACGGATGATCCCCCGCAGGCGGGAGGCGCTCAGCGCGACGGCTGGGAAGCGCGCAGGGCCCTGCTGCGTCTGGCCGAGGAAGCAGGACCCGAAGCGAACCTGCGTTCCTTCAGCGACGCCCTGATGGCCCGGGCCAAGGACCAGCATGAGCCGACCATGCGCACCGTCACGCTGTCGACCCTGCATGCGGCGAAGGGCTTGGAATGGCCCCATGTGCACTTGGCGGGGTGGGCGGAGGGTGCGCTGCCGATCTCGTACGCCACGACCTTCGAGTCGATCGACGAGGAACGACGTCTCGCCTACGTCGGTGTCACGCGCGCAGCGCGAACCCTGGCTCTGAGCTGGTCGCGGTCCGCGGGACGAGGAGAACGGGCTCCGTCCCGCTTCCTGGCTGAGATGGGCACGACAGCGCGCGGCACCGGCATTCTGCGTGAAACGTCACCGCACGCCACGCGCGGGAACCGTCAGCGCTGA
- a CDS encoding phosphotransferase, producing MGRSPFTLAAAVTAALPGAEVTGARALTADADGRFDSAVATLADGRELAIRIADDDETARELAAEALALRALTAGARAMLPFDAPEYIGETRVGEGRALVTGLLPGFQIEPAMVPPGRGAAESMGAAIAAVHGLPTSVVRGAGLVSKSAEESREELARLVDEAAATGRVPARLTVRWRQAVSDDDLWRFESTVVLGGVQSTSFLFDDDPERGPEVTGLVGWHGLAVGDPALDLAWLSAAPDAASDVHASYSGSLERVPDAALEVRARLLAELEFARWLVHGDSMRRSDIVDDAAALLESLADGLRDDDLSVIATLGTGVDSAMDALDRVPVEAGSAIDTSMQTDAYNPDELWLDTNADADRTGPVQPLPSSTRDGDGDADAARRAEMLTIETEDLSGVSGLFAGTTGAAGAREDSHPLRSPGADSDSDEESATDDEAQRAARAALQRWKSSSSE from the coding sequence ATGGGACGCTCTCCATTCACTCTAGCCGCGGCAGTGACGGCTGCACTGCCCGGGGCGGAGGTCACGGGCGCTCGCGCACTGACGGCCGATGCTGACGGACGATTCGACTCCGCCGTGGCCACCTTGGCCGACGGACGTGAACTCGCCATCCGGATCGCCGACGACGATGAGACCGCACGCGAGCTGGCGGCGGAGGCTCTGGCGCTCCGTGCGCTCACGGCGGGAGCGCGCGCCATGCTGCCCTTCGACGCCCCGGAGTACATCGGCGAGACGCGCGTCGGCGAAGGCCGCGCACTCGTCACCGGCCTCCTCCCCGGGTTCCAGATCGAGCCGGCGATGGTCCCTCCCGGCCGCGGCGCGGCTGAGTCGATGGGTGCGGCGATCGCGGCGGTCCATGGACTGCCGACGTCGGTCGTGCGTGGCGCCGGACTTGTCTCGAAGTCTGCGGAGGAGAGCCGGGAGGAACTGGCGCGCCTGGTCGACGAGGCCGCCGCGACCGGACGAGTGCCTGCGCGCCTCACTGTGCGTTGGCGACAGGCGGTGAGCGATGACGACCTCTGGCGCTTCGAGTCCACCGTGGTGCTCGGCGGCGTCCAGTCGACGTCCTTCCTGTTCGACGACGATCCCGAGCGCGGACCCGAGGTCACCGGCCTGGTCGGCTGGCACGGACTCGCCGTGGGAGACCCTGCTCTCGATCTCGCGTGGTTGTCGGCGGCGCCTGACGCCGCGTCCGATGTGCACGCCTCCTATTCAGGCAGCCTCGAACGGGTTCCCGACGCCGCGCTCGAAGTGCGCGCACGCCTTCTCGCTGAACTGGAGTTCGCGCGCTGGTTGGTCCACGGCGACTCGATGCGTCGCAGCGACATCGTGGACGACGCCGCAGCGCTCCTGGAATCCCTTGCCGATGGGCTGCGCGACGACGATCTCAGTGTCATCGCCACCCTCGGAACCGGCGTCGATTCGGCGATGGACGCGTTGGATCGCGTCCCCGTCGAGGCAGGTTCCGCGATCGACACCTCCATGCAGACCGATGCCTACAACCCCGACGAACTGTGGCTCGACACGAACGCCGACGCCGACCGAACCGGTCCTGTCCAGCCGCTGCCGTCCTCGACGAGAGACGGAGACGGTGACGCCGACGCGGCCCGCCGGGCGGAGATGCTCACCATCGAGACCGAGGACCTCTCCGGAGTGAGCGGACTGTTCGCCGGCACGACAGGTGCCGCAGGGGCGCGCGAGGACTCGCACCCCCTTCGCTCCCCCGGCGCTGACAGCGATTCCGACGAAGAATCCGCGACGGACGATGAAGCTCAGCGCGCCGCGCGCGCCGCGCTCCAGCGTTGGAAGAGCTCCTCCTCGGAGTAG